One window of the Halobacteriovorax sp. JY17 genome contains the following:
- a CDS encoding SCO family protein: protein MSTVIGYVRKNTFFEKLVASKLFWFLFIAFTFSYPIYKSVVRELPPPLPKLYKVPEYTLINSFNKPFGSKDLEGKLYIAGFAFTSCPTTCPALMEKMDKIQKRVRGLGTNIALVTYTVDPEYDTPDVLFKFARKRHANPYVWTFLTGSEADLKKTIIDGFKVPMGKREPISGNVDGEEVSLIDIAHSEKFVLVDWNGYVRKYYETDKHSINQMMIDVGLLANSNEKK from the coding sequence ATGTCTACTGTTATTGGTTACGTTAGAAAAAATACATTCTTCGAAAAGCTTGTTGCTAGCAAGCTTTTTTGGTTTCTATTTATTGCTTTTACTTTTTCGTATCCAATTTATAAGTCAGTAGTTAGAGAACTACCTCCACCGCTTCCAAAACTGTATAAAGTTCCAGAGTACACTCTTATAAATAGCTTCAATAAGCCATTTGGAAGTAAAGACTTAGAAGGTAAGCTTTATATTGCTGGATTCGCTTTTACTAGTTGCCCAACAACTTGCCCGGCCCTCATGGAAAAAATGGATAAAATTCAAAAAAGAGTGAGAGGCCTTGGAACAAATATTGCTCTTGTTACTTATACTGTAGATCCAGAGTACGACACACCAGACGTTCTTTTTAAATTTGCAAGAAAGAGGCATGCTAATCCATACGTGTGGACGTTTCTAACTGGAAGTGAAGCAGATCTTAAGAAAACGATTATAGATGGTTTTAAAGTCCCGATGGGAAAGCGTGAGCCAATATCTGGAAATGTAGACGGCGAGGAAGTATCTTTGATAGATATCGCTCATAGTGAGAAATTTGTGCTTGTAGATTGGAACGGTTATGTTCGAAAATATTACGAGACAGATAAACATAGCATTAATCAGATGATGATTGATGTTGGTTTGCTCGCCAATAGTAATGAAAAAAAATAA
- a CDS encoding cytochrome C oxidase subunit IV family protein, with product MSEVRHHSHKKLYLIIFFALAVLTAVEILVAESALAYHLIATSVISLALGKAFLVAYFFMHLNEETKWLKWIAAVPCSAFIYAAALIVESMYR from the coding sequence ATGTCTGAAGTACGCCACCATAGCCATAAGAAATTATACTTAATCATATTCTTTGCTCTTGCTGTATTAACAGCTGTTGAGATCTTAGTTGCGGAATCGGCACTTGCTTATCACTTAATCGCAACTTCTGTTATTTCTCTTGCACTAGGAAAGGCATTTCTAGTCGCTTACTTTTTCATGCATTTAAATGAAGAGACAAAGTGGCTTAAGTGGATTGCTGCAGTTCCTTGTTCTGCATTTATCTATGCGGCAGCTTTAATTGTAGAGTCAATGTACAGATAA
- a CDS encoding extracellular solute-binding protein, with amino-acid sequence MNQIFKLLLLSLLLISTTNAAAKSLTIYSVYPGEQLEAVFKPFTERTGIEVKFVEGKSKDLINKIKNEGENTLADLHLDKDLVYHSLATQSGIYKAFNSKVVEANVPANFIETNKNWFTIFYRSRVIMYNKNLVSPNELSTYADLGNKKWENKLCVRTSGSSYNQALVASMVAHLGADRVVNILKSWVTNFAKEPTTSDRDVIRAIAAGDCHVGVVNSYYLAPFIEADADYPVKPFFANQGFSNAHVNGVGIGIVKYSKNTKEATMLLEYLSSKEVQAPVAKAFDQYPVNSNASISPTLEGFGTFNVDRINVGTIGNFVEVAKEVMSKAEYK; translated from the coding sequence ATGAATCAAATTTTTAAGCTATTACTCTTATCACTTCTTTTGATAAGCACTACGAATGCAGCAGCTAAATCATTAACTATTTACTCTGTTTACCCAGGTGAACAACTTGAGGCTGTCTTTAAACCTTTTACAGAGAGAACTGGAATTGAAGTTAAGTTTGTTGAAGGTAAAAGCAAAGACCTTATTAATAAAATAAAAAATGAAGGTGAAAATACGCTTGCTGATTTACACCTAGATAAAGACCTCGTTTATCATTCTCTTGCAACTCAATCTGGAATCTACAAGGCCTTTAATTCAAAAGTAGTTGAAGCAAATGTTCCAGCGAACTTTATTGAAACGAATAAGAATTGGTTTACAATTTTCTACCGATCTAGAGTCATTATGTATAACAAGAATCTTGTTTCTCCAAATGAGTTATCTACTTATGCAGATCTTGGAAATAAGAAATGGGAAAATAAGTTATGTGTGAGAACTTCTGGAAGTTCTTATAACCAAGCTCTTGTAGCCTCTATGGTTGCTCACCTTGGAGCAGATAGAGTTGTTAATATTTTAAAATCTTGGGTTACTAACTTTGCGAAAGAGCCGACGACAAGCGATCGTGATGTTATTCGTGCAATCGCCGCTGGAGATTGTCATGTTGGAGTTGTGAACTCTTACTACCTAGCTCCATTTATTGAAGCTGATGCCGACTATCCAGTAAAACCATTTTTTGCGAATCAAGGTTTTTCAAATGCTCATGTAAATGGTGTTGGAATTGGAATCGTTAAATATTCTAAGAACACAAAAGAAGCTACAATGCTTTTAGAATACCTAAGTTCAAAAGAAGTTCAAGCTCCTGTAGCAAAAGCATTCGACCAATACCCAGTCAATAGCAATGCTTCAATTAGCCCTACTCTTGAAGGTTTTGGAACATTCAATGTTGATAGAATTAATGTTGGAACTATTGGGAACTTTGTTGAAGTTGCAAAAGAAGTAATGTCTAAAGCAGAATACAAATAA
- a CDS encoding peptidylprolyl isomerase, with product MKFRLLFPVLLSLLFTSCSEKEKNIIPNEINVSKNITSKDLKVNDNGLSQESVILKTAKGNIVIKLYPHEAPNTVTRFLQLVQEGFYDGLKFHRVHPKFLIQTGDPTGTGNGGSGEKLKAEFNKLQHIKGTVAMARKPEDIDSADSQFYISLTTLNHLDSNYTVFGQVVDGLETLDRINLNDKIITISIQL from the coding sequence ATGAAATTTCGTCTTCTTTTTCCAGTTCTCCTCAGTCTTCTTTTTACTAGTTGTAGTGAAAAAGAAAAAAACATTATCCCTAATGAAATAAATGTATCAAAAAACATTACTTCAAAGGACCTAAAGGTCAATGATAATGGGCTTTCCCAAGAGTCTGTCATATTAAAAACAGCAAAGGGAAATATAGTTATTAAACTCTATCCACATGAAGCTCCAAACACTGTAACTCGCTTTCTACAGCTGGTTCAGGAAGGTTTTTATGATGGTTTAAAGTTTCATAGAGTGCATCCAAAATTTCTTATACAAACTGGAGATCCTACAGGAACAGGTAACGGTGGAAGCGGTGAAAAACTTAAGGCTGAATTTAATAAACTTCAACACATTAAAGGAACTGTCGCAATGGCAAGAAAGCCGGAGGATATTGATAGTGCAGATTCACAATTCTATATCTCTTTAACAACACTGAATCATCTGGACTCTAATTACACTGTCTTTGGACAAGTTGTTGATGGGCTTGAAACTTTAGATCGAATCAACTTAAACGATAAGATTATTACAATTTCAATTCAGTTATAA
- a CDS encoding DNA translocase FtsK — MISKILKIQLIGLFFITLIAFYAYYFSDVLPDNFFLISSGSSDVNFFSYYLTTLVALVGYYTGPWIFLPFFFFALLYTFVFSKRESLLDAFNALTLFGTFLFCTYLVYPSFMGAGIFYVLENNFSGMMIFLCTAFCLVGFLAGSFRESFKDSVFSIIDFLKNAPSKVAKASAQISPSEINNRLQNKSEDFVSKVKTKVPLLLKGEAKSDEKPAFAQRMEQAEKPSPSVEVEKEKSSIASFFKKDSGSDDVEDVTPIEKNEEKVSHSVINEDKSAPGGGVVRMASSTSPYKLKNSNAGAPEESQYYSLVKTISKKKDVKRVGHPDDKYFDEITDIIEEKLSEFKIDGLIINVLKGPVVDTFELELGSGIKVSKVTGVTEDLSMALYGAPIRIVYPMKGRTTIGIEVPRNPREIIYLDEVLDSQDFKDSKTMLPVAMGKDAFGDTFVVDLAAMPHMLVAGATGAGKSVFINSLLVSLLVKKSPRQMKLILIDPKQLELAVYSKLPHLVMPVVTDAKTASIALLWAVQEMERRYSILKEFGVRNIAGFNEKLKTAGPAMIAKIHQYYEDSGADEYELPCLVVVVDEFADLILTKAGKEIEMNIARLAAKARAAGVHLVLATQRPSVDVITGVIKSNFPTRVSFRVTSSTDSRTILDKMGAEKLLGKGDMLYKRGVEMTRVHSSFVDEAEIEVLTEELSQLPQDFNENAMEFLENGGEVETDEYTYGSHVVAPDSTSSDDDMYNQALRIVMESRSASASMLQRRLRIGYNRAANLIEEMETKGIVGPAQGSKPRKVLAASDSL; from the coding sequence ATGATCTCTAAAATACTAAAAATACAACTTATAGGCTTATTCTTTATTACTTTAATCGCTTTCTATGCGTATTACTTCTCTGATGTCCTGCCAGACAACTTCTTTCTTATTTCATCAGGGTCTAGTGATGTTAACTTCTTTAGTTATTACTTAACTACTTTGGTTGCGCTTGTTGGCTATTATACAGGTCCTTGGATTTTTCTTCCGTTCTTCTTCTTTGCTCTTCTTTACACTTTTGTTTTTTCAAAGAGAGAGTCACTTTTAGATGCTTTTAATGCTCTAACACTTTTTGGAACTTTCTTATTTTGCACTTATTTAGTTTATCCAAGCTTTATGGGAGCAGGAATTTTCTATGTCCTTGAGAATAACTTTTCAGGAATGATGATTTTCTTATGTACAGCTTTTTGTCTTGTAGGCTTCTTGGCTGGCTCTTTTAGAGAGTCTTTTAAAGATAGTGTTTTTTCAATAATAGACTTTTTAAAAAATGCTCCTTCTAAAGTGGCAAAGGCCTCTGCTCAAATTTCTCCTTCTGAAATAAATAATAGATTACAAAATAAAAGTGAGGACTTTGTTTCTAAAGTTAAAACAAAAGTACCTTTACTTCTTAAGGGAGAAGCAAAATCTGATGAAAAACCAGCATTTGCTCAGAGAATGGAGCAGGCAGAAAAGCCATCTCCAAGCGTAGAAGTAGAAAAGGAAAAGTCTTCAATTGCATCTTTTTTTAAGAAGGATTCTGGAAGTGATGATGTTGAAGATGTAACTCCAATAGAAAAAAACGAAGAAAAAGTAAGTCATTCAGTTATTAACGAAGACAAATCAGCTCCCGGTGGTGGAGTGGTGAGAATGGCCTCATCAACGAGCCCTTATAAGCTTAAAAATTCTAATGCTGGAGCACCAGAAGAAAGTCAGTACTACTCATTAGTAAAAACAATCTCTAAAAAGAAAGACGTGAAGAGAGTTGGTCACCCTGATGATAAATACTTTGACGAGATCACAGATATAATTGAAGAAAAACTCTCTGAATTTAAAATTGATGGACTCATTATCAATGTTCTGAAAGGGCCAGTAGTTGATACATTCGAATTAGAACTTGGGTCTGGTATTAAAGTTTCAAAAGTAACTGGTGTTACCGAAGATTTATCAATGGCCTTATATGGGGCACCTATTAGAATTGTATATCCAATGAAGGGTAGAACAACAATTGGGATCGAAGTACCTAGAAACCCTAGGGAAATTATCTATCTAGACGAAGTTCTTGATTCTCAAGATTTTAAAGATTCAAAGACAATGCTTCCAGTTGCTATGGGAAAAGATGCTTTTGGAGACACATTTGTCGTAGATTTAGCGGCCATGCCACATATGCTTGTAGCTGGGGCAACAGGAGCAGGTAAGTCTGTTTTTATTAACTCACTTCTTGTCTCACTATTAGTTAAGAAATCCCCAAGACAAATGAAGTTAATTCTTATTGATCCAAAACAGCTTGAACTTGCTGTTTATTCAAAGCTTCCGCATTTAGTAATGCCAGTGGTAACGGATGCAAAAACTGCCTCGATTGCTCTTCTTTGGGCCGTTCAAGAAATGGAGAGAAGATATTCTATTTTAAAAGAATTTGGAGTTAGAAATATTGCAGGATTTAACGAAAAGTTGAAAACTGCTGGACCTGCGATGATTGCTAAAATTCACCAGTACTATGAAGACTCTGGAGCAGACGAGTACGAACTACCATGCTTAGTGGTAGTGGTTGATGAATTTGCAGACTTAATTCTTACAAAAGCAGGAAAAGAAATTGAGATGAATATTGCTAGACTTGCAGCAAAGGCTAGAGCCGCCGGAGTTCACTTAGTTCTAGCAACTCAACGTCCATCAGTTGATGTAATTACAGGTGTGATAAAATCAAATTTTCCAACACGAGTTTCATTTAGAGTAACATCTTCTACCGACTCAAGAACAATTCTAGATAAGATGGGGGCTGAAAAGCTACTCGGAAAAGGGGATATGCTTTATAAGCGCGGAGTTGAAATGACTCGTGTTCATTCATCTTTTGTAGATGAGGCCGAGATTGAAGTTTTGACGGAAGAACTGAGTCAGCTGCCACAAGACTTTAATGAAAACGCGATGGAGTTTTTAGAAAATGGTGGAGAAGTGGAAACTGATGAGTACACTTATGGCTCTCACGTCGTAGCTCCAGATAGTACGAGCTCTGATGATGATATGTATAATCAAGCCCTTAGAATTGTGATGGAGTCGAGATCTGCTTCGGCATCAATGCTCCAAAGAAGACTTAGAATTGGCTACAATAGGGCGGCAAACCTTATTGAAGAGATGGAAACGAAAGGAATAGTGGGACCAGCTCAGGGGTCAAAACCTCGTAAAGTTCTCGCTGCGTCAGATAGCTTGTAA
- the rpsB gene encoding 30S ribosomal protein S2 codes for MSNELKIQDLLSAGAHFGHQTHKWNPKMKKYVFGERNGIYIVDLGKTIPAAKQAYDFLKKVSSEGKPVLFVGTKRQASETVRNAAISCGANHVTYRWLGGMLTNYKTITLSVDKLRKVEKMKETGDFGLLTKKERSKIEKDVIKLEKNLGGIKDMRKIPGALFVVDPNSERIAVQEANVLGIPVVAITDTNCSPDGIDFVVPGNDDAIKSVSLFADYFASAVNEGLGQAKKTGKLSKDTKTARDTTLEKEIISKYENDIDLKGDEE; via the coding sequence ATGTCTAATGAATTAAAAATCCAAGATCTATTATCTGCAGGAGCACACTTTGGTCACCAGACTCACAAGTGGAATCCAAAAATGAAGAAATATGTTTTTGGTGAAAGAAACGGAATCTACATTGTTGACCTTGGAAAGACAATTCCAGCAGCAAAGCAAGCATATGACTTTCTTAAGAAAGTATCTTCAGAAGGTAAGCCAGTTCTTTTCGTAGGAACTAAGAGACAAGCTTCTGAAACAGTTAGAAATGCAGCAATTAGCTGTGGAGCTAACCACGTTACTTATAGATGGCTAGGTGGAATGCTTACTAATTATAAAACAATTACTCTTTCAGTTGATAAGCTTAGAAAAGTAGAAAAAATGAAAGAAACTGGTGACTTCGGACTTCTAACAAAGAAAGAAAGATCTAAAATTGAAAAAGACGTAATCAAGCTAGAGAAAAACCTTGGTGGAATCAAAGACATGAGAAAGATCCCAGGAGCTTTATTTGTTGTTGATCCTAACTCTGAGAGAATTGCTGTTCAAGAAGCAAACGTACTAGGTATTCCTGTAGTTGCTATCACAGATACAAACTGTAGCCCAGATGGAATTGATTTTGTTGTTCCAGGTAACGATGATGCAATTAAGTCTGTTTCTCTATTTGCAGATTACTTTGCAAGTGCAGTTAACGAAGGTCTTGGACAAGCTAAGAAAACAGGAAAGCTTTCTAAAGATACAAAGACTGCTAGAGACACAACTTTAGAAAAAGAAATCATTTCAAAGTACGAAAATGATATCGATCTTAAAGGTGACGAAGAATAA
- the tsf gene encoding translation elongation factor Ts yields the protein MAISAKDVKELREKTGAGMMDCKKALTEVNGDLEAAVDYLRTKGLAKAAKKASRVAAEGAVVTLIDGNNGVILEVNCETDFVSKGDDFQGFAKSMAEFALSNKAGSVDELKSAKEAAITELTMKCGEKVDARRLVSLSTSGLLGSYNHGGKIGVLVDLETDKADAPEVAELAKDISMHVAAAAPTFLSGDDIDESFKEREAEVYRAQLKEEGKPADMIEKIVLGKLGKLAKEVCLLEQAFIKNPDLSIKKLVAETASKVGGTITVKSFHKLNLGEGIEKKEDNLADEVAKMTSGH from the coding sequence ATGGCAATTTCTGCAAAAGATGTAAAAGAGCTAAGAGAGAAAACTGGCGCAGGTATGATGGACTGTAAGAAAGCATTAACTGAAGTTAATGGTGACTTAGAAGCAGCTGTTGATTACCTAAGAACTAAAGGTTTAGCTAAGGCGGCAAAGAAAGCTAGCCGTGTAGCTGCTGAAGGTGCTGTTGTTACTCTTATCGATGGTAATAATGGAGTAATCTTAGAAGTAAACTGTGAAACAGACTTTGTTTCTAAGGGCGATGACTTCCAAGGTTTCGCGAAAAGTATGGCAGAGTTTGCTCTTTCAAATAAAGCCGGATCTGTTGATGAATTAAAATCTGCTAAAGAAGCAGCTATCACAGAATTAACTATGAAGTGTGGAGAGAAAGTAGACGCTAGAAGATTAGTATCTCTTTCAACTTCTGGACTTTTAGGTTCTTATAACCACGGTGGAAAGATTGGTGTACTTGTTGATCTTGAAACTGATAAAGCAGATGCTCCTGAAGTGGCTGAACTTGCAAAAGATATTTCTATGCACGTTGCTGCAGCAGCTCCAACTTTCTTAAGTGGAGATGATATTGATGAAAGCTTTAAAGAAAGAGAAGCTGAAGTTTATAGAGCGCAATTGAAAGAAGAAGGGAAGCCTGCTGATATGATTGAAAAAATCGTTCTAGGTAAACTTGGAAAACTAGCTAAAGAAGTTTGTCTTCTTGAGCAAGCTTTTATCAAGAACCCTGATTTAAGTATTAAGAAACTTGTTGCTGAAACAGCTTCAAAAGTTGGTGGAACAATTACTGTTAAGTCATTCCACAAACTAAATCTTGGTGAAGGTATCGAAAAGAAAGAAGATAACCTTGCTGATGAAGTTGCAAAAATGACGAGTGGGCACTAG